A segment of the Prochlorococcus marinus str. MIT 9215 genome:
ATAATCAAAGAATCTTTGCAACCCCCCCTCTGCCCATCTTTGCCTTTGCGCTAATAAAGCATCCAAATTCTCAACTGCTTCCTCCATAACTGGAGGATCCCATAAGATTCCAATTCTAGATTTTGATAATAATAATCTTAAACTCAAATCAAGATCATCTGTAACTGTATCTTCATTAAAAGAACCACATGCTAATAATGTATCTTTTTTAATTAATTGGCCATTTCCCCTTAATTCAGACACACCAGCAACTGATAATCTTCCATATTGAAAAATTGCATCCATAGCCATTTCCATTGACTGACATGAAGTTAAAAAATTCTTACTTACATTTGTTACTGATTTTCTTAGTTGAACTGCAGACCAATCACTCTCCTCTACAAAAGTAAATAACCTTATCAAAGAATCTTGTTTTAATTCAGCATCTGCATCCAAAACTAATAGCCATTCACCATGAGTAAACTTCAAAGCATAATTTAAAGCTCCTGACTTTCCTCCTCCTGCATTTGGAGAACGACTGACGACTTTTAGCTTTTCATATTGTCTAGATAATCGATCTAGAATTAAAGGCGTATTATCAGAGCTTCCATCATCAATTATGTAAATATTTAATTTATTTGCTGGATAATCTAAATTAAATAATCTTTCCACTAATCTCTCTATGACATTCTCTTCATCTCTAGCTGCTACCAGAATATCAAGCACTGGTAATTCTTTATTGCTAATTCTGCTGCTTACAGCATTTGAAACATTTTTCCTTGTGAAATTTCTAGAAATAACTATTAAACCGTAAAAAACAATCAAAAAAGAAAGAGTCAATATAATGTAAAAAAACTTTTCGATATTGTAAGCATGAGGAATAAAAGCTACTAAAAAACAAGCACTAAGAAATATAAACGACTTCAATCTTCGATTTTTATAAAAACCCTTACTCATAAAAGTAAATTTTTAATTACTTAACTTTCATTGAGACAATATCTCAATTTTTTTCAGTTTTGCATCTTGATAGTAATGATTCAATATTTGTTCATAAGAGAACCCTAATTTAGCCATTTCAATTGCTCCTGACTGAGATAAACCTACACCATGACCGAAGCCTCCTCCTCTTAAAAGCCATAAATCATCATTTAATTTATTAATAGTAAACAAATTACTAGGTATAAAATTTAATACCCGTCGAATATCATCTTTAACTAGAACAATAGATTTATTACCTTTGTTCGTTTGTATTTCTAATTTTGTCACTCTGCCACTAAACCCTCGTTCAATAGAATTTAAATCCAAAACATCATCATTAATATCGATAAGTTTGTTTTTAATTAACTTTTCTTTAATTTCAAGACTAGAAATTTTCTTTGTCCATCGAAAAAGAGAATGATTACTCCCATAAAACTGTTCTTTATCAAAATCTAAAAAATTATTTAAATCAGATTCACTTGTAATTGGAAGTTTTAAATTTTTGTTTAATGATTTAGAACCATCAATGACTGAATTGAAATAAGAATAATCTTGAATTTGCCAAGACTCTCTTGCATTAGCAGATACACCACCATTAGAGCCATGATAAAAAGCATTTATTGGTTGATTTCCATAAGTGAGAATTAAATTTGA
Coding sequences within it:
- a CDS encoding glycosyltransferase family 2 protein — encoded protein: MSKGFYKNRRLKSFIFLSACFLVAFIPHAYNIEKFFYIILTLSFLIVFYGLIVISRNFTRKNVSNAVSSRISNKELPVLDILVAARDEENVIERLVERLFNLDYPANKLNIYIIDDGSSDNTPLILDRLSRQYEKLKVVSRSPNAGGGKSGALNYALKFTHGEWLLVLDADAELKQDSLIRLFTFVEESDWSAVQLRKSVTNVSKNFLTSCQSMEMAMDAIFQYGRLSVAGVSELRGNGQLIKKDTLLACGSFNEDTVTDDLDLSLRLLLSKSRIGILWDPPVMEEAVENLDALLAQRQRWAEGGLQRFFDYGDQLVTNKINYLQKFDLTYFFILQYALPIISIFDLVFSIALLDSPIYWPISFTAFLLSGIAFWYGSYCKSEVPVLQKSNFLMVFVSVFYLSHWFLVIPWVTIKMSIFPKKILWRKTLHTGV